From the genome of Pseudomonas sp. FP453:
ACGCTTGTTGCGCTTGCGCAGGTGCTCGCCAATCATTTGGTCAGCAGCGGTGTAGCCCGCACGGGCGTCCACCAGGAACAACACGACATCGGCTTCTTCAATGGCGAGCAGCGACTGCTCGGCCATTTTTTCGTCCATGCCATGTTCGTCACCGGAGATACCACCGGTGTCGACAATAATGTATGAGCGCCCTTGCCACTTTGCCTCACCGTATTGGCGATCACGGGTCAGACCGGACAAGTCGCCAACGATGGCGTCACGAGTCCTGGTCAGGCGGTTGAACAAGGTGGACTTGCCGACGTTAGGTCGGCCCACCAGGGCGATTACGGGAACCATGCGGCTCTCCACTTCGTTATTTCAGAAAATACAAAAGCCGCTGCAAGGCAGCGGCTGGTGCTCGGGGCAGCATCGTCAGATGCCGCATGCCCCGCCGAAGCGGGGCCGCCTGGGTGTTACCCCAAGCATAGTTCTTACTTGATGGTCAGGGCTTCCAGCTTGCCGCTGTTGCCAAACACATAAAGCATGTTACCCACGACCAGCGGACGAGCACGCAGGCCGTCGCTGTCGATACGCTCGCGACCGACAAAGCGACCGTCCACCTGGCTCAGCAGGTGCAGGTAGCCTTCGAAGTCGCCAACCGCGACGTAGCTGGAGAAGACTTCCGGTGCCGACAGTTGACGGCGGGCCAGGGAGTCGTTGCTCCACAGTGCAGTGGTGGAACGCTCGTCGACACTTTCAACGGTGCCGGATGCCAGGCTTACGTAGACGCTGCCAAACCCTTGGGCGACACCGGCGTAGCTGGAAGCATCACGCTGCCAGTTCACACGACCGCTCTGCAGGTCCAGCGCCGCGACACGGCCCTGGTAAGTGGCGACGTAGAGGGTTTCACCCGACAGCAGCAAGCCACCGTCAATGTCCACTACGCGATCCAGTTCGGAACGACCTTGCGGGATAGCCACACGGGTTTCCCAGGCCGGCACGCCGTTCTGGGTATCAAGGGCGACTACTTTACCGGTGGACAAGCCTGCAACGGCCAGATTGTTGGTCACAACCGGACCACTGGTACCGCGCAGCGTCAACACCGCAGGGGTGCTGTCGTACAACCAGCGCTGCTGGCCGGTGCTGGCGTCGAGGCCGATCACACGGTCGTCCTGGGTTTGCACCACGACGATATCGCCGTTGGTGGCAGGCGGTGCGAGGACTTCACTGGTCACGCGAGCGCGCCATTTCTCTTCACCGGTGCTGGAATCCAGGGCCACGACTTCGCCTTTCAGCGTGCCGAGCATGACCATGCCGTAACCCACGCCGACGGCGCCGGATACAGGCAACTCAAGGTCTTTCTTCCACTTCACGTCACCGTTCATGCGATCCATCGAGATCACAACGCCGGTCACGTCAGCGGCCACAATGTTGTCACCGTCGATTG
Proteins encoded in this window:
- the bamB gene encoding outer membrane protein assembly factor BamB, encoding MRDVIRWKHAALLALAVLAAGCSSNSKKELPPAELTSFKEEVVLQKQWSRSIGDGQGDTYNMLVPAIDGDNIVAADVTGVVISMDRMNGDVKWKKDLELPVSGAVGVGYGMVMLGTLKGEVVALDSSTGEEKWRARVTSEVLAPPATNGDIVVVQTQDDRVIGLDASTGQQRWLYDSTPAVLTLRGTSGPVVTNNLAVAGLSTGKVVALDTQNGVPAWETRVAIPQGRSELDRVVDIDGGLLLSGETLYVATYQGRVAALDLQSGRVNWQRDASSYAGVAQGFGSVYVSLASGTVESVDERSTTALWSNDSLARRQLSAPEVFSSYVAVGDFEGYLHLLSQVDGRFVGRERIDSDGLRARPLVVGNMLYVFGNSGKLEALTIK